TGTGAAGAGAAGGGATCAATAACCCTCCTTTATCTGCTGCGCTGAGCCGAAATGGGGGACTGCCACAGAACTGCACTCTCCCCATTTACACTTTTCACCGGCATCGTAACCTGAACGAGCCGCTATCTCCATGAACAATATCAGCGAACGTCACGTAACGGCGTCGAATTCGGGAGCGCGCGTTCAGGTTATCAGGTTATGACTGATTCACTGTCAGTCACTGTTCTCCATTAAGGAAAttggacgaggggggggggggggggttcgcgCGGGTGACACCGCCAATGAGGGTTCCGGTTCTCGACCCATCCAGCGGTAAACGGAAATCTCCTCGGATCGCGGTgttaagggggcggggccggttTGGGCCGCGTCGCCACTGTGGATAAAGAGATGAAGCGATGATCGCGTTATATAATGACATCAATTACATTTGGCTTGTTCAGCTGATGCTCTCATCCACAGATATTAGAAGTGATATTTATATGGTAACAGATTTTTGGAAACAGGGAAatgccccatcccccccctttCTGGGAAACTCAGCCACCTGTCCCAGGCATAGAATCGGCCGGCCCAAAAATCATCACCTCAAGGACACAGTGGGTTTGGGCACAGTAAGCAGACTTTCTCCGTGCCCTGAGTGCCATTCAGACTTAGATTGTTAGATGGAGCATTAGATTTGATGAAATAAAAGATACTGGCTCTGTTCCTAAGAGAGATGCAGGGCTCTTTCACACATTTCTAAACAGATGGAATATATTCTAGTCTAGTCTACATCTATGGTGGTAACTCCTTTACAGACTTCTGGAACTCTTGCTGACCTGATACATTGTGACAgcaacagtgacatcatcactcgTGCTTTGCTTGATGACACtcagcaatattttttattttgcttgtgtctagctgtatatatgtgtgtgtgttactgctgaaaccaatcaggtgtgggcttggttagtactgaagccaATTAAGTGTGGACATGCTTAGTGCTGAAACCAatcaggtgtgggcttggttagtactgacgCCAATCATGTGTgagcttggttagtactgaagccaATCAGGTGGATGGATGAGCACCTGAGAAAAATGAAGTTTTGTTGGTGTTGGTGGGTCTGTAGGGGGCGCACTTTCCTCTGGACCAAACAGAAACCCAGCAGTCCAGCACAGTGATGGGAACACTGTGCAGTGGAGGGTTctgtcctgactctctgtgctCATTCCAGATCCCATGGCCAGGCTCTCActggaactctctctctctctctctgtgcttctggCCACCCCgatttctgattggctgctcgaTCCCCCGCAGCCTCCGCCCACTTTAATTCCCCAGGCTGCCACTGCAAATGAGAGCGGAGTTGTCACATGACCCACTAGGTTAAGGACGGTTCTAAGAACCCGAGGTCCACTCAGTCGGTACACCTGTCTGCGCACCATACGCTTCAGGACGGAAGCAGAGAGCTACCAGCACGTTTCAGCATTCAGCTGTTCAGTGTTTCAGCTTCTGCTTCTACTtctgcttcagcttcagctgacTCTTCTCCCTGGTATGCTTCATATAATCATCCAAATGAccaaactgcagttttttttttgcattcaggAGAACTCTATAAGAAAGACTTGTGCTGACCCAGCTGTTTCTTATCAgtgttattgttttaaaaagaccATAAGAGACCACGACTCACCGACTCTCGATACTGTTTGAACCAGTTCGATTTCTGACGGCAGTATTGTGTAGCATTTGAAGAATAATTAGTCTGCCTTTCTGCCTTCATGTCATTAAACACTTCAGTCATTCTATTGTCTGAAAGTGTAGTTTCTCCAGAATATTCTTTGCTGTGGTGTTTTTGGAATGTGCCATTTCTCTGGAATATTCCTTGCTGTGGTGTTCTGGGAATGTGACATTTTCGGAATGTCCTTGCAGTGGGTTCTGGGAATGTGCGTTTGTCTCGGAATGTTCCTTGCGTTGATTGTGATTTCTGTGTGGCAGATGAATCTGTTATGTGgttctgttctcctgtgtgGGCTGGGTGGACCGTTAGGTTCTGGTTGATTCTCCTGTGTGGGCAGGGAGATGGGAGCCATAATGGCGGCTCTAAGGGTTCTGATTCTCCTgtgtgggctggggggtgggagccGTAATGGCGGTTCTAGGGGTTCTGATTCTCCTGTGTGGGCTGGGAGATGGGAGCCATAATGGCGGCTCTAAGGGTTCTGATTCTCCTGTGTGGGGTGGGAGATGGGAGCCATAATGGCCGCTCTAGGGTTCTGATTCTCCTGTGTGGGCTGGGCGATGGGAGCCGTAATGGCGGCTCTAATGGGTTTCTGTTACTCCCCTGTTAACGCACTGACGCGTGGACCGTGCGTTCCAGAGCCGGCTAACGACTTCCTGGCAGCCACTGCTGGAACTCTGCTTCTCCAGGGTTCAGCCACAAGGAGATATGAGctgcaggtttaaaaaataaatacatattttcagatACACAGACAAGTGTAAGCATGCACAGACCCgcagaaacactcacacatgctcatgcgCAGTActcacatatgtacacacacacacacatgcacatgtatagtacacacacagacatgaacacacacatgcacatgtacatgaacacacacacacacacaaaatcacgcACTGACACAAACAATTGTTTCCTTAAATCTGGGTTGAAATAACGGAACTTATGTTCCCCTGGGGGAAAGTCAAAATTACTGCGATTTACAGTAACACCCCCCATttataccaaaaaataaatgttataattTCATTGCTCGTGTGAAATGGGGTGTTGATTCACACACTACGGGTCTGTTCGGCGGTACTTTCGTTTCTTCGTTCCTGTCTGCAGCAGCGGTGATTAATTGTTGTCGGCGTGCAAACAGACCGCCGTAGTTCGGCTGAGCGGAAGCGCGCTACTATCCCGGGCTGCAGCGAACGCCGCCACGCCGCCCCGCCGCCCGCTTTTCCGCCAGACGTCcattaattacatatttttttgcgCAAGTAAGAGAATATCTGCTCCACACTGTGCCGCGCAGGAACCCAGTTTTACCGGCTGTTTGTGTCCCAGGTCCTGGCGGCCGCGGTACTGCACGTGAACCGCGTCGGAGCGAAACGTCCGGCGTCCGAATCGTAAcccgggggggggcgaggttCGAGCGGCTCCTGGCCGTCGCTGGTTGACCCGCCTCATCGTTAGCGGCGCGATCTATTCCCCGATTAGCGTCCCGGACGCGGTCGGCGGGACGGCGGCGGTGCCGCGGGGTCGAGGGCTCTGATTGTGTTGCTGAACGAACGGCGTTAATCGCGGCGTTCTAATTAGCAcgttttaattaaattctgttCTTCTGACTGCGTCCCCCCGCAGGACGGCGCGGCGGCGAAATCCTCGCACGAACCTGGCCTCGCCGTTTCACGTTAGTACGAGTACGAGACCGTTTgcgtgctccccccccccccacacgcctgTTACACGCCTATCACACGCTACAGCACGTTGCCACACGCCATCACGCTCTGACACACGCATCTCACCTGTCAGGGGCTCGGTCGCACCTGTGTAATGTCACATGCCGACATCCTAGCAACCCGTCTCTCTGACTGGTATCCGAGGAGCAATTTCAGTTGTACTCCTTGTGTCTATGGTGGGGTGTTGACTGTGTtctggtggggcgggggggggtgggctggtcATGTGCTTCAGTGTTTCACATATTATCATGTTtaataatatcattatttttatcgtttttttccccagaatgcactgggagAAGCACTGTGTCCTTTGCGGTGtctgcagttgttttttttttcagactagGAAATGATTAATCGCCGTGCTTATCTCACTTAACGGCCTGATGTATCGGCGAGGCGTGTGGGCCAGCCTGTCGGGCGGTGGACTCTCTAAGCGTGTGTGACTTCCCCCTCGCAGGTGGGGGCGTGATGCACtatgtgaccaaaagtatctggacacccctcggtctggggctgttcctcgtggtttgggctaggccccttagttctacagcatacaatcacattctagatgattatgtgcttccccaacagtttggggaaggccctcctctcctccacactctcctctctcctctcctccctccttctctctttgtcctctcccctctccctctttctctttcagattcaaattcaaaatgccttAATGGCAAGACATATTTTGAAATACGCATTGCCAAAGCACAATAATCAAaaatgaatctctctctctctctctctctctctcctctctctctctctccccctctctctctctctcctctccctctctcttcctctccctctctctctctctcctctccctctcctctcctctccctctctctcctctctcctctcttccctctctctctctctctttctctgtctctctctctttctctctctttctctctctctctctccctctctcctctctctccctctctctctatctgtctctctcccttcccctctctctttctctctctctccctctctctctctctctctctctccctccctctctctctctctctctctctctctctctctctctctctctccctctctcgagGTGGCGAGTGTCCGAGGCTCCGTCGCGGGGAAGCCGGAGCTGCTGAAGTCCGGGGGCTCCAAGTCGCCCCTGAAGCTGAAGCACACGTGGGCGGAGCCCAGCAGCAAGGAGCTGTCAATCAGCCGGCTGCTGTCCCAGGCCCTGCCCGCCAAGGGGAACGGCACGGCGCTGGACCTGCGCTACGCCACGCCCGAGCCCTACTCCGAGCAGGACCTGTGGGCCTGGCTCCGGAATTCCAGCGACCCCCTCCAGGAGTCCCGGGCCCGCGCCAAGAGGCGGCCCATGGTCAAGACCGGGAAGTTCAAGAAGATGTTCGGCTGGGGCGACTTCCACTCCAACATCAAGACCGTCAAGCTCAACCTGCTGATCACCGGCAAGATCGTGGACCACGGCAACGGCACCTTCAGCGTCTACTTCCGCCACAACTCCACGGGCCAGGGGAACGTGTCCGTCAGCCTGGTCCCGCCCACCAAGATCGTGGAGTTCGACCTCTCCGCCCAGCAGTCGGTGGTGGACGCCAAGGACTCCAAGTCCTTCAACTGCCGCATTGAGTACGAGAAGGTGGACAAGGCCAACAAGAACACGCTGTGCAACTTCGACCCGTCCAAGACCTGCTACCAGGAGCAGACCCAGAGCCACGTCTCCTGGCTCTGCTCCAAGCCCTTCAAGGTCATCTGCATCTTCATCTCCTTCTACAGCACGGACTACAAGCTGGTGCAGAAAGTCTGCCCGGACTACAACTACCACAGTGACGCTCCCTACTTCCCCTCcggctgaccccgccccctccctacCCACTTCCTTTACATCCAGCACGGACCAAAATGGTACTGAGATGGGGGACCAGGGTTCCCCTTCATCCCTctcccaaatatatatatatataaatatatatcagcTACCTGCACTGTCCCGAAAATGTCCACAATCTAATGAAGAACACTGTCCAAATAAAGtgttcattaaaataactgGCCCaactaaaacaataataataataataataataaattcacattcagacatttcatgtttttgcaaaaatataaaatgtttgtgcaaTGGGAGAGCAAGGGTTAAATtgcaatgattttattttattaagtttacaaaaatattagtTATGATTAAATATTTGCTATAAAAGCTCACAGGACGTGTACATTGTGGAAACTGAATTTAAACGATTATTGCTaaaatcaaatttttatttattttaagtacttctcttttttttaccagctaTGGCATACAGCATATGACTTAGCtgcagtcatttatttttaaaaatcagcttaAGTTTTAGCagggtatttattttgtttttctttctcaaatCCTCCAAAACAGACAACAGAGGTGCCTCAAATTtattccccccttcccccgttgtttgtttatttatttatttatgatttttttgtgaacGCAGCGATATTTCTCTTAGCCGCAGCAGTTTTGCTGGATTCCCTTCGTCAGCACATTTCCGTCCCACTCCAAGTCAAAGACAGTGGGATAGCTGCCCTGGCCTGCTTTTATTCCCAAAGACCACCTTTCCTCAT
This region of Anguilla rostrata isolate EN2019 chromosome 8, ASM1855537v3, whole genome shotgun sequence genomic DNA includes:
- the LOC135262136 gene encoding neurexophilin-1-like, translated to MQATRWCAFFLLAPAIYLVASVRGSVAGKPELLKSGGSKSPLKLKHTWAEPSSKELSISRLLSQALPAKGNGTALDLRYATPEPYSEQDLWAWLRNSSDPLQESRARAKRRPMVKTGKFKKMFGWGDFHSNIKTVKLNLLITGKIVDHGNGTFSVYFRHNSTGQGNVSVSLVPPTKIVEFDLSAQQSVVDAKDSKSFNCRIEYEKVDKANKNTLCNFDPSKTCYQEQTQSHVSWLCSKPFKVICIFISFYSTDYKLVQKVCPDYNYHSDAPYFPSG